Proteins encoded within one genomic window of Glycine soja cultivar W05 chromosome 1, ASM419377v2, whole genome shotgun sequence:
- the LOC114380211 gene encoding uncharacterized protein LOC114380211: MVYGKACHLPMELEHRTYWALKVLNFDSSQSREKRRLKLLELEEMRLNAYESSRYYKQKRKMYHEKKLLKKTFQPGQQVLLYNSRIRLFPGKLKSKWSGPFMVKEVKSFKAVELINPATSDPEKTWIVNGQRLKIYNGGDIERVTTVIHL; encoded by the coding sequence ATGGTTTATGGGAAGGCGTGTCACTTGCCAATGGAGTTGGAGCACAGGACTTACTGGGCCCTCAAAGTCCTAAATTTTGACAGCTCACAATCTAGAGAGAAGCGAAGATTGAAGCTACTGGAGCTAGAGGAAATGAGGCTCAATGCATATGAATCCTCCAGGTACTATAAGCAGAAGAGGAAGATGTATCATGAAAAGAAGCTGCTAAAGAAGACCTTTCAGCCAGGACAACAAGTGCTATTGTATAATTCAAGGATAAGGCTCTTCCCTGGGAAGCTCAAATCCAAGTGGTCAGGGCCATTCATGGTCAAAGAAGTGAAGTCATTCAAAGCAGTGGAGCTGATAAATCCTGCCACATCTGATCCTGAGAAGACTTGGATCGTCAATGGTCAAAGGTTGAAGATCTACAATGGTGGTGATATCGAGAGGGTGACCACCGTCATCCATCtctaa